The genomic segment ATACAAGGCAAAAGAGGGTGAAATTATCATCGGCTACTATCAGCGGAAGAAAAATGATAATATCTATGTCGATCTTGGAAAAGTCGAAGGTCTTTTGCCGAGAAAGTTTCAACTTCCGCAGGAAATATACCATCCGAACGACAGAATAAAAGCGCTTATAAAAGAAGTTAAAAAACACCGGCAGTCGAATGTTGTGCAGCTCATTCTTTCCCGTACCGACCCCGATTTTGTGCGCCGATTGATGGAACTCGAAGTTCCCGAAATTTACGATAATATTGTTGAACTGTATAAAATCGTCCGTGAGCCCGGTTACCGGACAAAGGTTGCCGTTATTTCGCATAGAGAGGATGTCGACCCCGTAGGCGCCTGCGTAGGACCTAAGGGATCCCGTATTCAGACCATTATCACCGAGCTGGAAGGGGAAAAAATCGACGTACTTGAGTATTCAAGCGACCCTGCCGTGTTTATCGCGAATGCGCTTTCTCCGGCTGAGGTGTTGAATGTCGTTATCCTCGATGCAGAAAAGCGTATGGCGCTTGCCGTTGTTGCGGAAAGTCAGCTTTCGATTGCAATCGGGAAACAGGGGTTGAATGTCCGGTTGGCAAACCGTTTGGCGGATTGGAGTATTGACGTAAAGACCGAAAAGCAGTTCCAAGAAATGGATATCCATGCCGAGACCCGCAAGGCGGCGGAAGAACTGTTCAATGATGATGCTGTTTTGTTGAAGGATGTTGAAGGTATTGACCCCGGCGTTTTAGCTGCGTTACATGAAAATCATATTGAAACGGTTGAGCAGTTGCTGGATATCCCGCATGAGGAGCTTCGTGCGCTTCCGGGTATGTCTGAAGAAAAAGCCGCTGCGCTTGAGGCTCTCATCAATGAGACCTTTGAAATCATCGATGAAAATCAAGAGCCCGCGCAAGAACCGCAACCTGAAAATCAAACAATGCCTGCATCGAGCGAAGATGCGGAAGAAGTATACGAGTGTCCCGAATGCGGGGCGCCGATTACGATCGATATGACGGTTTGTCCTAACTGTGGTGTCGGTTTAAGTTTTGAATACGAGGACGAAGAATAGGAGTTGTATGGCAGAAGGCATCGAAAATACCCAGGAACAAAAAGTTATTCTCAAAAAGGCAAAGCCTGAATCGGCTTCGGCGT from the Treponema vincentii F0403 genome contains:
- the nusA gene encoding transcription termination factor NusA; this encodes MAGVKIEDVRKFALEKELDEDLAIKIVEQTLKAAYKTAFKTDANAVVITGDDAINIYARKKIVDDVVKPELEVDIEEATKLAPDCEIGDELLFELDPKDFKRGSIQAGVQRVHQSTREIQKDSIYSEYKAKEGEIIIGYYQRKKNDNIYVDLGKVEGLLPRKFQLPQEIYHPNDRIKALIKEVKKHRQSNVVQLILSRTDPDFVRRLMELEVPEIYDNIVELYKIVREPGYRTKVAVISHREDVDPVGACVGPKGSRIQTIITELEGEKIDVLEYSSDPAVFIANALSPAEVLNVVILDAEKRMALAVVAESQLSIAIGKQGLNVRLANRLADWSIDVKTEKQFQEMDIHAETRKAAEELFNDDAVLLKDVEGIDPGVLAALHENHIETVEQLLDIPHEELRALPGMSEEKAAALEALINETFEIIDENQEPAQEPQPENQTMPASSEDAEEVYECPECGAPITIDMTVCPNCGVGLSFEYEDEE